From the Niveibacterium microcysteis genome, the window TGCCGCGGGCGAACTGAGCTCCCGGCGGCGGCGCTGCCGAATCAGGTCGTGAGTTCGCCTGAGATGTAGCTGGAGAGCTGGCTGATCGTGCGTTGCTGTTCTTCGATCACCGCTTTCACCGCATCACCGATCGTGACGATGCCGATCAGCTGGCCCTTCTCAACCACTGGCAGGTGGCGGATGCGGTTGTTGGTCATGATCGCCATGCAGTCGTCGATCGTCTGCGTTGGCGAGACGGTCAGCACATTGCAGGTCATCAGGTCCCCGATGGTCGACTCCGCCGAGGTGCGGCCCTTGAGCACCACTTTCCGCGCGTAGTCACGTTCGGTGAATATGCCGGCGAGGCGCTCGCCTTCGGTGACCAGCACCGAACCCACATCGTTCTTCGCCATCAACTCCAGCGCATGCAACACGCTTTGATCCGGCGAAACGGTGAACACCTTGCCACCCTTGGCTTGAAGCATCTGCCGTACCGTAATCGTCATTGCCTTGCTCTCCTCGCTGTGGGTATGCCGCTCTCGGGCGGATCTGTGAGCTTCTAATCTGGACTGCCCGCATCAAAATCACAAGGATTGCTTTGCAGTGTGCGCGAGGACACACGGCACCGCAGCCAGCCCTTGCTGCCGGCAACGGCGGAGGGCATCGTACCCCCTCCTTTCCCGGCAGGGCCAGCCCCGCCAATGTTCCCGACCTTTTCGGACCGATCATGATTGCGTTTGCCCGCCGTGCCCTGAGTTGCCTTAGCGTGTGTTCGATGCTG encodes:
- a CDS encoding CBS domain-containing protein encodes the protein MTITVRQMLQAKGGKVFTVSPDQSVLHALELMAKNDVGSVLVTEGERLAGIFTERDYARKVVLKGRTSAESTIGDLMTCNVLTVSPTQTIDDCMAIMTNNRIRHLPVVEKGQLIGIVTIGDAVKAVIEEQQRTISQLSSYISGELTT